One Octopus sinensis linkage group LG21, ASM634580v1, whole genome shotgun sequence DNA segment encodes these proteins:
- the LOC115222743 gene encoding zinc finger protein OZF-like, which produces MENEFCDNNVQNKIEPETSDFHDEILQKIGKTSYKTSHKSVVSIHKCIRVGERTYQCDICGKSFSRNADLTSHKRIHTGEKPYQCDICGKSFSHNSTLTYHKRIHTGERPYQCDICGESFSRNAYLTVHKRTHTGEKPYQCDICGKSFSRNGYLGIHKRIHTGEKPYQCDICGESFSWGTNLINHKRIHTGEKPFQCDICGRSFSDPGSLTVHKRIHTGKRPCHCDICGKSFYARSALTTHKRFHTGEKPFNCDICGKSFSVNSALTTHKRIHTGEKPYHCDICGKSFSETGHLTTHKRIHTGEKPYHCDICGKSFSASSALTIHKRFHTGEKPFNCDICGKSFAVSSTLTRHKRIHIGEKPYHCDICGKTFSLSNKLRNHLLIHAEEAPCCCDVCGKSFSVTAHLISHKRVHTREKRYGCDICGKSFYRNACLTKHKRVHTGEKPYQCDICGKSFSQKSGSVVHRLVHTGEKPFNCDVCGKSFSISGNLSKHNRTHTGEKPYHCDTCGKQFAVSSHLTTHKRIHTGEKPYHCDICDKSFSRHHHLSAHKNTHSREKLYH; this is translated from the coding sequence atggaaaatgaattcTGTGACAACAATGTTCAGAATAAAATAGAACCTGAAACGAGTGATTTTCatgatgaaatactgcaaaaaaTAGGAAAGACATCATACAAAACATCCCATAAAAGTGTCGTATCTATTCACAAATGTATTCGTGTGGGAGAAAGaacatatcaatgtgatatctgtggtaaatcattctctcgaaatgcagatttaactagtcacaaacgtattcatacaggagagaagccatatcaatgtgatatttgtggtaaatcattctctcataatagtACGTTAActtatcataaacgtattcatacaggagagagaccatatcaatgtgatatctgtggtgaatcattctctcgaaatgcaTATTTAACTGTtcacaaacgtactcacacaggagagaagccatatcaatgtgatatttgtggtaaatcattctctagaaatggATATTTAGgtattcacaaacgtattcatacaggagagaagccatatcaatgtgatatctgtggtgaatcattttcttGGGGAACTAACTTAATTAaccataaacgtatacatacaggagagaaaccattccagtgtgatatctgtggcagatCATTTTCCGATCCAGGCAGCTTAACTGTACACAAGCGTATTCACACAGGCAAAAGACCatgtcactgtgatatctgtggtaaatctttttatGCACGTAGtgccttaactactcacaaacgctttcatacaggagaaaagccatttaactgtgatatctgtggtaaatctttttctgtaaaTAGTGCCTTAacaacacacaaacgcattcatacaggagagaagccatatcactgtgatatctgtggtaaatcattctctgaaactggtcatttaacaacacacaaacgcattcatacaggagaaaagccatatcactgtgatatctgtggtaaatctttttctgcaAGTAGTGCCTTAACTATTCACAAACGctttcatacaggagaaaaaccattcaactgtgatatctgtggtaaatcatttgctgTAAGTAGTaccttaactagacacaaacgtattcacataggagagaagccatatcactgtgatatctgtggtaaaacattctctttaAGTAATAAGTTAAGAAACCATTTACTTATCCATGCAGAAGAAGCCCCCTGttgctgtgatgtctgtggtaaatctttctctgtaaCTGCTCACTTAAtttctcacaaacgtgttcatacaagAGAGAAACGATAtggttgtgatatctgtggtaaatcgttctatCGAAATGCatgtttaactaaacacaaacgtgttcatacaggagagaaaccatatcagtgtgatatctgtggtaaatcgttttctcaAAAATCTGGTTCTGTTGTTCACAGacttgttcatacaggagagaaaccattcaactgtgatgtctgtggtaaatcattctctataaGTGGTAACTTAAGCAAGCACAATCGTActcacacaggtgagaagccatatcactgtgatacatGTGGAAAGCAATTTGCTGTCTCTAgtcacttaactactcacaaacgcattcacacaggtgagaagccatatcattgtgacatctgtgataAATCTTTCTCACGACATCATCATTTGTCtgcacacaaaaacactcatTCAAGAGAAAAACTGTATCACTGA